One Trichormus variabilis 0441 genomic window, TTGTTGCAAAATAATTCCATAGATTAGCCATAAGAAAATACCAGTATTAAAGAATATCAGCATAATGAAAGATACATCTTTAGCTGATTTACTTTGCCATGTTTTAATCATCTGTGGCAAAAAAGAAAAAGTAGTTAATAAAGCGGCAGCGAAACCCAGAACTGTCACAAAATCCATGTAATATAACTCGATAAAATAGTGCTTTATTTTAGGCAAATTTGCCCTTATTCTCAACCATCCTACATTAGGAGACCACAAAATTACAATTTTTGCAGACAATCGCCTCATATAACGTGGGTAATAAGGCAAGAAAAACCCCCCTAACGTAGGGTGGGCATTGCCCACCAAAACCTGTATACAATGGAAACTTTTAAAGTGTCGTGAATAAATCTAGTAACCTATGCAGATAGACAGTATAGCAATGCAACCCAGGTTCTTTACAATTACCGTGAGACTTTGATGAGATAAGATTTAGCCCAAGAATAGCGTCTTGCATCTTTCCGTAGTAAATATTCTGCGGCTTCATGCCGTTTTATCTCATCTCTTGTACCGCGTAATACTCGTTTTATTTCATCATCGATATCTTCA contains:
- a CDS encoding SemiSWEET family sugar transporter; this translates as MDFVTVLGFAAALLTTFSFLPQMIKTWQSKSAKDVSFIMLIFFNTGIFLWLIYGIILQQLPVIFANATTLVFNMIILWLKIKYR